In Candidatus Angelobacter sp., the genomic stretch CGATGAACGTTATACGCCAAAGGATATTTCCCCCTTTTTCTGGCCGAATGGCAAGTTGCCGGTTTCCGACAAGTGGAAGCAACTCGCCGCGGACGGCTTCCATGATTTCAAATTGAAGATTGATGGTTTGGTCGAAAACCCGATTGTGCTTTCACTTGAGGAACTTCGTGCGCTCGGCAAGGAAGAATACATCTCCATGCATCATTGCATCCAAGGCTGGTCGGGAATCGCGCAATGGGGCGGGCTTCCGTTCCAGCGTTTGATCGAGATCGCGAAACCCCGGCCCGAAGCGAAAGTTGTGGCATTTTATTCCTACGGCGACGCGTTGTACGGTGGGGAATACTATGACACGCAAACCATCGCAACGGCACTCAAAGCGAGATGCTTGCTCGCTTATGAGATGAACCAGGCTCCGCTGCCTGAAGTGTATGGTGCGCCGCTGCGGTTGCGCGTCGAAAACCAGCTTGGCTATAAAATGGTGAAGTGGATCGAGCGCATTGAATTCGTCGAAACGGAAAAGACCCTTGGCAAGGGAGAAGGAGGCAAGAACGAGGACGATGAATACTTTGACATCCTGCCCAACATTTAAATTGACCTTCGGCGCAAATCCACGGTCTTTGTCCGTGCCCGGTGCGGCGCTGAAGCCGGAGGTTCGGAAATGAAATCTGAAACCATGAAACTCATCCTGACGGTCAACGGCGGCTCATCGAGCATCAAGTTCGCGCTCTACGAAGTGGGCGAGCCGCTGAAGCGAGGGCTTCATGGAAAAGTTGACCGCATCGGTTTGAGCGGAACGAATCTTACGTTCACAGACCTGGACCGAAAACCGCAACCCAGTCTCAGCATCACCGCCTCCGATCATAAATCGGCGGCGGACTTCCTGATTGATTGGCTCGAGAAGCGAACCGGGTTTGAATCTGTTCGGGCGGTGGGCCACCGCGTGGTTCACGGCATGAAACACACCGCACCCGAATTGGTCACCCAGGAATTGCTGGATGAACTTCATCGCATCAGGCCATACGACCCGGAACATCTGCCCCGCGAGATTGAACTGATCGAAGCCTTCCGCCAGCGTCATCCGAAACTGCCGCAATTGGCCTGCTTCGACACGGCGTTCCACCGCGACATGCCGCGCGTGGCCAAGTTGCTGCCGATTCCGCGCCGCTACGACGCCAAGGGAGTTCAACGTTACGGTTTCCACGGTTTGTCCTATGCCTATCTGATGGAAGAACTCATACGTCTCGGCGATCCGGCGGCATCGAAGGGCCGCGTGATCCTCGCTCATCTCGGAAATGGCGCCAGCCTGGCCGCCGTGCGTGACGGCAAGAGCATCGACACCAGCATGGGCTTTACGCCGACGGCGGGATTGGTGATGAGCACTCGCTCGGGCGATTTAGACCCCGGCCTCGCTCCGTATCTGGCGCGCACCGAGAAGATCACCACCAGCCAGTTTTACAAAATGGTCAATCACGAATCGGGATTGCTCGGCGTTTCGGAAACCAGTTCCGACATGCGCGACTTGCTCGATCATGAAAAGGCGGATGTGCGGGCAGCGGAAGCCGTGGCGCTGTTCTGTTATCAGACGAAAAAGTGGATTGGCTCCTGCGCCGCGGCGCTCGGGGGATTGGACACGCTCGTCTTCGCTGGCGGCATAGGCGAAAACGCGCCCGCCGTCCGCGCCCGCATTTGTGAACGGCTTGATTTTCTCGGTGTCGAAGTGAACGAGGCGCGAAACGCCGGGAATGCGTCGGTAATTTCTGCGGATGACTCTGGCGTCGCCGTGCGCGTCATCCGCACAGACGAAGAATTGATGATTGCGCGCTCAGTTTGTCGTATTCTCGAATCCGGCGTGGTGAAGAAAAGCATTGAACCATGAAAGCCTCCGAACTCATCGTGAAATGCTTGGAGAACGAAGGTGTTGATTACATGTTCGGCGTGCCGGGCGAGGAGAACATGGACCTGCTCGACGCCCTGCTCGGCTCATCCATTCGCTTTGTCATGACGCGCCATGAGCAGGGCGCGGCGTTTATGGCGGATGTTTACGGCCGGTTGACCGGCAAAGCCGGCGTGTGTCTCTCCACGCTGGGACCAGGCGCCACGAATCTAATAACCGGCGTGGCCGATGCCAACATGGACCGTGTCCCGCTGGTGGCGCTCACCGCCCAGGCCGGCCACGACCGGATGCACAAGGAATCGCACCAGCATCTGGACATTGTCACGCTGTTCCGCCCCGTGACAAAGTGGAGCACCAGCCTGCCCATACCCGACATCATTCCCGAAGCCTTCCGCAAGGCCTTCAAACTGGCGCAATCTGAAAAGCCGGGCGCTACACACATCGAAATTCCCGAAGACGTGGCCCGCATGGAAACCGACAGCCAGCCGCTGCTCGTGCAATGGCTCCACCCCGGTGGAGCCGCGCCGGAACAAATCGAGAAGGCCGCGCGTATTATTTCGGAAGCAGCGCACCCGGTTGTGCTGGTGGGCAACGGCGCCATTCGCGGACACGCCTCCGCGGCGCTGGTGCGGTCCGCCGAAAAGCTGAACCTTCCGGTCGCGACGACCTTCATGGCGAAAGGCGCCATTCCAGACACGCACCCACTCGCGCTCGGCGCCATCGGACTACAGACGCCCGACTATGTGAACTTCGCGTTCGCGGAAGCCGATGTCGTTATCGCGGTCGGTTACGACGTCGTGGAATACGCGCCGCGTTCGTGGAACCCGAAACGCGACAAAAAGATCGTGCATGTGGATATGGCGCCCGCCGAAGTGGACGCGGCCTACATTGTCAACGTCGGCGTCGTGGGTGACATCGCCTCGTCGCTAGACGTCCTGGCGCAGAAGGCAACGCCCCGTTCCGCCGCGCACGGCGCACCATTCCGCCAAATGCTGCGCGATGAACTGGAGCAGGGCGGCCACGACACCTCCTTCCCGCTTAAGCCGCAACGAATCCTCGCCGACCTCCGCGCCGCGCTGGCTGATGACGACATCGTCATCTCGGACGTGGGCGCGCACAAATTGTGGCTGGCGCGCCTCTTCCCATGTCTTCAACCTAACACCTGCATCATCTCGAACGGTTTTGCCGCGATGGGCATGGCCGTGCCCGGCGCCGTGGCGGCAAAACTCGTGCACCCGAATCGTCGCGTGGTGGCGGTCACCGGTGACGGTGGTTTCCTGATGAACTCGCAGGAATTGGAAACCGCCGCGCGTCTGGAAACACCATTTGTGGTGCTCGTGTTCAACGACCACAGCTACGGACTGATTCGCTGGAAGCAGATGCAGCAGTTCGGCCGGCCGGCCTTCGTGGATTTCAATAATCCGGATTTCGTGAAATACGCGGAGAGCTTCGGCGCAAATGGCATGCGCATCGGATCAGCGGAGGAACTGGCCCCCACGCTGCGCCGCGTGTTGAACTCAAATCAACTCACGATCATTGATTGCCCGGTGGATGCTGCGGAGAACCTGCGTCTGACCCAAAAACTCGGCGCGCTCACGGCGCCAACTGGATTTAAACCGTGAAAACAAACACACTTACCCCCGAACTGCTCGGCAAGATGGATGCCTATTGGCGCGCGGCAAATTACCTCTCGGTCGGGCAGATTTATCTCTACGACAATCCGCTGCTGAAACGTCCACTTGCGCTCGCGGACGTGAAGCACATGCTGCTCGGCCACTGGGGCACGACGCCGGGGCAGAATTTCATTTACGTCCACCTCAACCGGGTCATCAAGAAATACGACCTCGACATGATCTACGTCTCCGGCCCGGGACACGGCGGCCCGGCGGTGATGGCCAACACGTATCTGGAGGGCACTTACAGCGAGATTTATCCCAACATCAGTCAGGATGAAGCCGGGCTACAAAAGCTCTTCAAGCAGTTCTCGTTTCCGGGCGGCATTCCCAGCCATGCCTCGCCGGAATGCCCGGGCTCGATTCACGAAGGCGGCGAACTCGGTTATTCCCTCAGCCACTCTTTCGGAGCAGTGTTCGACAATCCCGATCTCATCGTGGCCTGCTGCGTCGGCGACGGTGAGGCCGAGACCGGTCCGCTGGCGACATCGTGGCAATCCAACAAGTTTCTCGATCCGATCAACGACGGCGCGGTGCTGCCGATCCTGCACCTCAACGGTTACAAGATCGCCAACCCAACCCTTCTCGCGCGGATTGAACCGGAAGAACTGGACCAGTTTCTGCGCGGCAACGGTTGGACGCCTTACTACGTTGAGGGACACGAGCCGGCGCTGATGCACGAGGCGGTGGCCGCGACGCTCGACGTGGTGGTGGAGAAAATCAAACGCATCCAGCACGAAGCCCGCGTGAACGGCAACACCATGCGTCCCCGCTGGCCGATGATCGTTCTCAAATCTCCGAAAGGCTGGACCGGCCCGAAGTGGGTGGATGGCCTGCAAATCGAGGGAACTTTCCGCGCGCATCAAGTCCCGCTCTCCGACCCGGCCACTCATCCCGAGCATCTCAAGTTGTTGGAAGAATGGCTGCGCAGCTACCGACCGGATGAACTTTTCGATGTGCAGGGAAAATTGAAACCGGAACTGGCCGAACTCGCGCCCCAAGGCAAACGTCGCATGGGCGCAAATCCCCACGCCAACGGCGGGATGCTGCTACGCGACCTCGTCATGCCGGACTTTCGCAAATACGCGGTGAAGGTGTCGTCACCCGGAGCGGTTCTGGCGGCGGACGCGCACGAACTCGGCGTGTTCCTGCGCGATGTCGCGAAGCTCAACCGCGAGCAGCGCAACTTCCGCATCTTCGGCCCGGACGAAACGCTCTCCAATCGCCTGGGCGCGGTGTTTGAGGTGACCAACCGGCAATGGGACGCCCGCCAGCAGGACAACGACGAGTTCCTCGCCCTCGACGGTCGCGTCATGGAAATGTTGAGCGAGCATCAATGCGAAGGCTGGCTCGAAGGTTATCTGCTCACGGGCCGGCACGGACTGTTCAACTGCTACGAGGCGTTCATCCACATCGTTGACTCGATGTTCAACCAGCACGCCAAGTGGCTGAAAGTCACGGCGGGCCTGCCGTGGCGACGTCCCATCGCGTCGCTGAATTACCTGCTGGCCTCGCATGTCTGGCAGCAAATGCACAACGGCTTCACGCATCAAGACCCTGGCTTCATTGATCACGTCGTGAACAAGAAGGCCTCGGTCGTGCGGGTCTATCTGCCGCCGGATGCCAACTGCCTGCTCTCGGCCTGGGATCATTGTTTGCGCAGCCGCCACTACGTCAACGTCGTCATCGCCGGCAAATATCAGGCGCCGCAATGGCTGACCATGGACGCCGCCGTGGCGCACTGCACCGCGGGCATCGGCATCTGGCATTGGGCCAGCAGCGACTCCGGCGCTGAACCCGATGTCGTCATGGCCTGCTGTGGCGACGTGCCCACGCTGGAGACGCTCGCCGCCGTTTCGATCCTGCGCGAGCAATTGCCGGAGCTGAAAGTTCGCGTCGTCAACGTCGTGGATTTGATGAAGCTGCAGCCGCAGAGCGAACATCCGCACGGATTGAACGACGGCGCTTTCGACGCGCTGTTCACCAAGGACAAACATGTCATCTTCGCCTTCCACGGTTACCCGTGGTTGATTCACCGGTTGACGTATCGCCGCACCAACCACGCCAACATCCACGTTCGCGGCTACAAGGAAGAAGGCACGATCACCACGCCCTTCGACATGACGGTCATGAACGATCTCGATCGTTTTCACCTCGTGATAGACACCGTTGATCGTCTGCCGCAGACCGGCAAAAAAGGCCGTGCCCTCAAGGAGCAACTCCAGGCCAAGCTCGTCGAGCACAAAAAATACATTGATAAAAACGGCCAGGATCTGCCGGAGATTCGGAATTGGAAATGGGGCGCGAAGGTGTGAGCGGTGGGCGGAACATGCTTCAGCGCATTTACCTCATTCGGCACGGCGAAACCGAGTGGTCGCTCTCCGGCCAGCACACCAGTCGCACGGACATTCCGTTGACTGTGCGCGGCGAGAATGGGGCGCGGGAACTTGGCCGGCGCCTCCGGGACATCCAGTTCGCTCGTGTGTTCTCCAGCCCACGGCAACGCGCGCGGCGAACGTGTGAGTTGGCCGGACTGGGTTCGGCGGCCGAAATCGAACCGGACCTGGCCGAGTGGGATTATGGCGACTACGAAGGACGACGCTCCGCGGAAATTCTCCAGGCGCGACCGGACTGGAATCTCTTTCGGGACGGCTGTCCGAACGGTGAATCGCCCGCGCAAATTTCCAAACGCGCTGATCAGCTGATTGCCCGTCTCCGCGTGCTGGGTGGAAATATCGCGCTCTTCTCGCATGGACATTTCGTTCGTTTGCTGGCCACGCGTTGGATTGGATTGGCGGTGAGCGAAGCGCAACGTTTCCTGCTCGACACAACATCGCTCAGCATTCTCGGTTACGAGCACGATCACGTCGAGTCACCGGTCATCGCGCTATGGAACTCGATTTGAAGTTTTCGACGGAAAAAAATCGGGGCACGATGAGAGAAATCCTGCTCGCGATCGCCAGCGCCCGCGAGCAGGTCGAGCCGCTGCCGATGTGGTGAAGCCGGCTGACAGCCGATGGTTTATGGTTGTGATGATCTCGATCTCCGGTCCCGGATTCAATTGACCGTCAGTTACCCACCACCGAGTTGGGCGGGTTCATAAAACCTTGCGTCGGGGAAATCCCCAATGGCAGCGAATCGTTTACCCGCTTATGGTTGCGTCATGAAAGGCAAGCAAGAGAAGAAGGCGTTGACGTTCGGTGAGTTCATCATGGCCGCGTACGACGCCTGGGGTAAACGCCGGGCGAGAGGAATCATCCGACTTGCCGTCAATACCCACGTGGTTGAGTTCCGAAGGCCCCGGCGCTTTACCATTTCCAAAGGGAAGGGTGGCGGGGTTAGCGATGTCCCCCTCCGTTTCATGTGAGCGGAAGGCAACGCCGGATAAAAGTCAGAGACTCCTGTCGAATTTTCATGCGCGCAGCAACCTTTGACAAGGCGAGCCCCTTTTTGCACGAGCAGGCGCGGGCGGTGCGAGATGAAGTGTTCGGACGCCGCGTTTTTGTGCGCGGTGTTGTCGAAGTGTCCAACCACTGCCGCCAGAACTGCTGTTATTGCGCGATGCGCCGCGACAATCGCTTGCTGGAGCGCTACCGGCTCGCCGCGAACGAACTTGCCGAGTTGATCATTCACCATCGGCCCGCGGTGATAACCGACATCGATATCCAGGCGGGTGAAGACCCCGTAGCCGTACGGGAGGTGGTGCTGCCGCTAGTGCGCGAGCTGCGCCGACACACCAAGCTCGGGATTACCCTTTGCCTCGGCACCTTGTCGCCGCGCGAGTACGACCAACTCCAGGATGCGGGGGGCGATTATTATGTGATCAAAATGGAGACAGGCAACAGCCAGCATTACGATTTTATTGGTGCTCCGGGGACAATGGCCCAACGCATGGCGGCGATCAGTTATCTGGCGGGTAAGGGCTGGAAAGTGTCGTCGGGTCTGATATTGGGTCTTCCCGGACAGACGCAGGGGCAAGTGGAACAAACATTGAACCTCCTGACGCTACTGCCGCTGGCCGGTTGCAGCGTCAGCCCGTTCGTGGCGGGTGAGCAAACGCCGTTTGGCGACGCTCCCGACGGGAACATCGAGCAGACCTTGAATTGTGTGGCCTGGATGCGATTGCACGCGCCGCATTGGGTGATCCCCGCGGTCAGCGCCATGAGGCTTGTGTCCGAGGACGGCTATGTGCGCGCGTTCAACGCGGGCGCGAATCTGGCCACCATCAATCTGACGCCCCGCGCGGTGCGGGCGGATTATCCGATCTACAAACGTGACCGCATCATCATGGACGAGGAACGCGTCCTGTCGGCCATCGAAGAGGCAGGCTGTGAACTCAGCCGCGTGAGCATCACGGAACACCTCCGCCAACCGGGTGCTCCGGCAATGGAGCGCGTGTCGCATTCTTCCACAGCGGCTGCGCGTGCATTCAACAGCGTACACAGTGACACACATCCGTAATTTCGAACTGATCCCGCGGCCGGGCCGCCACCGGACCCGAATCCGAATCGATTGAAGGGAAGGAGCAGCCAAAACAATTAAAATGCGGCGCCAACAAATCGAGATAACCACGAAGACTCGCGGCATCAGTTTGAAACGAGGCCGCTGGCAACGAGGCAACGCGCGGATTACCCTGGACGCCGGGGTCCGGATGATTATCACCTCAATGCCGGGAAGACGAGCGATTTGAAAACCGAATCGGGCAGGAGAATTCGAAATTCGGCGCTGGTGGTCCTGTCGTTGTGCGTTTCGCCTTTCGCCCATGGACAGAAGCCCGCCGTTGGCGTTACGAAGCCGCCGGCAGCGGAGACCGTCATTCTCCCCAAATCCGTCCCCGATCCCCTCGAGCCGGTGA encodes the following:
- a CDS encoding radical SAM protein, whose product is MRAATFDKASPFLHEQARAVRDEVFGRRVFVRGVVEVSNHCRQNCCYCAMRRDNRLLERYRLAANELAELIIHHRPAVITDIDIQAGEDPVAVREVVLPLVRELRRHTKLGITLCLGTLSPREYDQLQDAGGDYYVIKMETGNSQHYDFIGAPGTMAQRMAAISYLAGKGWKVSSGLILGLPGQTQGQVEQTLNLLTLLPLAGCSVSPFVAGEQTPFGDAPDGNIEQTLNCVAWMRLHAPHWVIPAVSAMRLVSEDGYVRAFNAGANLATINLTPRAVRADYPIYKRDRIIMDEERVLSAIEEAGCELSRVSITEHLRQPGAPAMERVSHSSTAAARAFNSVHSDTHP
- a CDS encoding acetate/propionate family kinase; its protein translation is MKSETMKLILTVNGGSSSIKFALYEVGEPLKRGLHGKVDRIGLSGTNLTFTDLDRKPQPSLSITASDHKSAADFLIDWLEKRTGFESVRAVGHRVVHGMKHTAPELVTQELLDELHRIRPYDPEHLPREIELIEAFRQRHPKLPQLACFDTAFHRDMPRVAKLLPIPRRYDAKGVQRYGFHGLSYAYLMEELIRLGDPAASKGRVILAHLGNGASLAAVRDGKSIDTSMGFTPTAGLVMSTRSGDLDPGLAPYLARTEKITTSQFYKMVNHESGLLGVSETSSDMRDLLDHEKADVRAAEAVALFCYQTKKWIGSCAAALGGLDTLVFAGGIGENAPAVRARICERLDFLGVEVNEARNAGNASVISADDSGVAVRVIRTDEELMIARSVCRILESGVVKKSIEP
- a CDS encoding phosphoketolase family protein, with protein sequence MKTNTLTPELLGKMDAYWRAANYLSVGQIYLYDNPLLKRPLALADVKHMLLGHWGTTPGQNFIYVHLNRVIKKYDLDMIYVSGPGHGGPAVMANTYLEGTYSEIYPNISQDEAGLQKLFKQFSFPGGIPSHASPECPGSIHEGGELGYSLSHSFGAVFDNPDLIVACCVGDGEAETGPLATSWQSNKFLDPINDGAVLPILHLNGYKIANPTLLARIEPEELDQFLRGNGWTPYYVEGHEPALMHEAVAATLDVVVEKIKRIQHEARVNGNTMRPRWPMIVLKSPKGWTGPKWVDGLQIEGTFRAHQVPLSDPATHPEHLKLLEEWLRSYRPDELFDVQGKLKPELAELAPQGKRRMGANPHANGGMLLRDLVMPDFRKYAVKVSSPGAVLAADAHELGVFLRDVAKLNREQRNFRIFGPDETLSNRLGAVFEVTNRQWDARQQDNDEFLALDGRVMEMLSEHQCEGWLEGYLLTGRHGLFNCYEAFIHIVDSMFNQHAKWLKVTAGLPWRRPIASLNYLLASHVWQQMHNGFTHQDPGFIDHVVNKKASVVRVYLPPDANCLLSAWDHCLRSRHYVNVVIAGKYQAPQWLTMDAAVAHCTAGIGIWHWASSDSGAEPDVVMACCGDVPTLETLAAVSILREQLPELKVRVVNVVDLMKLQPQSEHPHGLNDGAFDALFTKDKHVIFAFHGYPWLIHRLTYRRTNHANIHVRGYKEEGTITTPFDMTVMNDLDRFHLVIDTVDRLPQTGKKGRALKEQLQAKLVEHKKYIDKNGQDLPEIRNWKWGAKV
- a CDS encoding molybdopterin-dependent oxidoreductase, producing the protein ITGFARNMNLVVTGRDDARPIGMIAGLIAIGLVVLSWGLFHFIAWKYPRVLQHVHKIIAGLFQWNVLSRLNPDERYTPKDISPFFWPNGKLPVSDKWKQLAADGFHDFKLKIDGLVENPIVLSLEELRALGKEEYISMHHCIQGWSGIAQWGGLPFQRLIEIAKPRPEAKVVAFYSYGDALYGGEYYDTQTIATALKARCLLAYEMNQAPLPEVYGAPLRLRVENQLGYKMVKWIERIEFVETEKTLGKGEGGKNEDDEYFDILPNI
- a CDS encoding acetolactate synthase large subunit, producing the protein MKASELIVKCLENEGVDYMFGVPGEENMDLLDALLGSSIRFVMTRHEQGAAFMADVYGRLTGKAGVCLSTLGPGATNLITGVADANMDRVPLVALTAQAGHDRMHKESHQHLDIVTLFRPVTKWSTSLPIPDIIPEAFRKAFKLAQSEKPGATHIEIPEDVARMETDSQPLLVQWLHPGGAAPEQIEKAARIISEAAHPVVLVGNGAIRGHASAALVRSAEKLNLPVATTFMAKGAIPDTHPLALGAIGLQTPDYVNFAFAEADVVIAVGYDVVEYAPRSWNPKRDKKIVHVDMAPAEVDAAYIVNVGVVGDIASSLDVLAQKATPRSAAHGAPFRQMLRDELEQGGHDTSFPLKPQRILADLRAALADDDIVISDVGAHKLWLARLFPCLQPNTCIISNGFAAMGMAVPGAVAAKLVHPNRRVVAVTGDGGFLMNSQELETAARLETPFVVLVFNDHSYGLIRWKQMQQFGRPAFVDFNNPDFVKYAESFGANGMRIGSAEELAPTLRRVLNSNQLTIIDCPVDAAENLRLTQKLGALTAPTGFKP
- a CDS encoding histidine phosphatase family protein, coding for MLQRIYLIRHGETEWSLSGQHTSRTDIPLTVRGENGARELGRRLRDIQFARVFSSPRQRARRTCELAGLGSAAEIEPDLAEWDYGDYEGRRSAEILQARPDWNLFRDGCPNGESPAQISKRADQLIARLRVLGGNIALFSHGHFVRLLATRWIGLAVSEAQRFLLDTTSLSILGYEHDHVESPVIALWNSI